One window from the genome of Nocardioides panaciterrulae encodes:
- a CDS encoding DUF3046 domain-containing protein translates to MRHTEFWARMDAALGPAYSRTWADQFVMAELGGRTAAQALADGVSTKQVWAAVWQALGLPASER, encoded by the coding sequence ATGAGGCACACGGAGTTCTGGGCGCGGATGGACGCGGCGCTCGGTCCGGCGTACTCCCGGACGTGGGCCGACCAGTTCGTCATGGCCGAGCTCGGCGGTCGCACGGCCGCGCAGGCGCTGGCGGACGGCGTGTCGACCAAGCAGGTCTGGGCGGCGGTCTGGCAGGCCCTGGGGCTGCCGGCGTCCGAGCGATGA
- a CDS encoding ABC transporter permease, which translates to MAMLTTSVGRAAASPVSAGEATGLLLYRNYLAYRRAWYIFISGFLEPVFYLFSIGVGVGQLVTGFQFNGQTIPYAEFVAPGMLAASAMNGSLLDSTFNFFFKLKYNKLFDQMLATPLTTMDIARGELSWSLLRGGIYSAAFLGVMLAMGLVSSWWAVLVVPAALLIGLAFGGVCMALTTWMRSWQDFEFVTLATLPMFLFSATFFPVTAFPPVVRWIVECTPLYRGVVLCRELATGALSWGSAVSVVYLVTMGLVGLVVVGRRLDKLLLT; encoded by the coding sequence ATGGCCATGCTGACGACGAGCGTCGGGCGCGCCGCGGCCTCCCCGGTGTCCGCGGGCGAGGCGACCGGCCTGCTGCTCTACCGCAACTACCTGGCGTACCGCCGGGCCTGGTACATCTTCATCAGCGGCTTCCTCGAGCCGGTCTTCTACCTGTTCTCGATCGGCGTCGGCGTCGGCCAGCTGGTCACCGGCTTCCAGTTCAACGGGCAGACCATCCCGTACGCCGAGTTCGTGGCGCCGGGCATGCTGGCGGCCTCCGCGATGAACGGCTCGCTGCTGGACTCGACGTTCAACTTCTTCTTCAAGCTGAAGTACAACAAGCTCTTCGACCAGATGCTGGCGACGCCGTTGACCACCATGGACATCGCCCGCGGCGAGCTGAGCTGGTCGCTGCTGCGTGGCGGCATCTACTCCGCGGCGTTCCTGGGGGTGATGCTCGCGATGGGGCTGGTGAGCTCCTGGTGGGCCGTGCTGGTGGTGCCCGCCGCGCTGCTGATCGGCCTGGCGTTCGGCGGCGTGTGCATGGCGCTGACCACCTGGATGCGCAGCTGGCAGGACTTCGAGTTCGTCACGCTGGCGACACTGCCGATGTTCCTGTTCTCGGCCACGTTCTTCCCGGTCACCGCGTTCCCGCCGGTGGTCCGCTGGATCGTGGAGTGCACCCCGCTCTACCGCGGCGTGGTGCTGTGCCGCGAGCTCGCCACGGGTGCGCTGTCGTGGGGCTCGGCGGTCTCGGTCGTCTACCTGGTGACGATGGGGCTCGTCGGGCTCGTCGTGGTGGGACGCCGGCTCGACAAGCTGCTGCTCACCTGA
- a CDS encoding ABC transporter permease — protein sequence MALDHLDQVDHRESSAPRGLLDGAGRLLDYWTIVYKRTWKGSVISSFVTPLLYVLAMGVLLGGFIKGDPAKLDGATSYLAFVAPGMVAAQAMTTAFGEVTYPVMGMVKWHKTYFGMIASPLSVSEVILAHLGFVTFRVATTCAVFLAVMAPFGVFASVAGVVGAFFVQLLLGLAFATPIYAFSAGLKDESAFALVFRLGMIPLFLFSGAFFPISNLDAWMEALARITPLWHGVDLTRMLTLGHLDWPMALVHVAYLAALAVAGWFWAVRRLTRRMVS from the coding sequence ATGGCTCTCGATCACCTCGACCAGGTCGACCACCGGGAGAGCTCCGCGCCGCGCGGCCTCCTCGACGGCGCGGGCCGGCTGCTCGACTACTGGACCATCGTCTACAAGCGCACCTGGAAGGGCAGCGTCATCTCGTCCTTCGTGACGCCGCTGCTCTACGTCCTGGCGATGGGGGTGCTGCTGGGCGGCTTCATCAAGGGCGACCCCGCCAAGCTCGACGGCGCCACGTCGTACCTCGCCTTCGTCGCGCCCGGCATGGTCGCCGCCCAGGCGATGACCACGGCCTTCGGCGAGGTGACCTACCCGGTCATGGGCATGGTGAAATGGCACAAGACCTACTTCGGCATGATCGCCAGCCCGCTGAGCGTCTCCGAGGTGATCCTGGCCCACCTCGGCTTCGTCACCTTCCGCGTCGCGACCACCTGCGCGGTGTTCCTGGCCGTGATGGCGCCGTTCGGCGTCTTCGCCTCGGTGGCCGGCGTCGTCGGCGCCTTCTTCGTGCAGCTGCTGCTCGGCCTCGCGTTCGCCACGCCGATCTATGCCTTCTCGGCGGGGCTGAAGGACGAGAGCGCGTTCGCCCTCGTCTTCCGGCTCGGGATGATCCCGCTGTTCCTGTTCTCCGGGGCGTTCTTCCCCATCTCCAACCTCGACGCGTGGATGGAGGCGCTCGCGCGGATCACCCCGCTGTGGCACGGCGTCGACCTCACGCGGATGCTCACGCTCGGGCACCTCGACTGGCCGATGGCCCTGGTGCACGTGGCCTATCTGGCCGCGCTGGCCGTCGCCGGCTGGTTCTGGGCCGTGCGCCGGCTCACCCGAAGGATGGTGTCGTAG
- a CDS encoding ABC transporter ATP-binding protein has translation MDESMILARGLRKSFGDFEAVRGIDVDVRRGEAFGFLGPNGAGKSSTMRMVAAVSPVSGGELRILGLDPAVDGPSIRARIGVCPQEDTLDTELTVRDNLYVYGRYFGLPRKEVRERVEELLEFVQLTEKSGAMVEDLSGGMKRRLTIARSLINRPDVLLLDEPTTGLDPQARHVVWDRLFRLKQQGVTLVLTTHYMDEAEQLCDRLVVMDKGLIVAEGSPLELIGAHSTREVAELRFGVGEHEALAEKVADLGDRVEVLPDRLLVYSDDGEEVIARVHERGLQPVAVLVRRSTLEDVFLRLTGRTLVD, from the coding sequence GTGGACGAATCGATGATCCTGGCGCGCGGCCTGCGCAAGTCCTTCGGTGACTTCGAGGCGGTGCGTGGCATCGACGTCGACGTGCGTCGGGGAGAGGCGTTCGGCTTCCTCGGGCCCAACGGTGCCGGCAAGTCCTCCACGATGCGGATGGTGGCCGCGGTCTCGCCCGTCAGCGGAGGCGAGCTGCGGATCCTCGGGCTCGACCCGGCGGTCGACGGTCCGTCGATCCGGGCGCGGATCGGGGTCTGTCCGCAGGAGGACACCCTGGACACCGAGCTCACGGTGCGCGACAACCTCTACGTCTACGGGCGCTACTTCGGCCTGCCCCGCAAGGAGGTCCGGGAGCGCGTCGAGGAGCTGCTGGAGTTCGTCCAGCTGACCGAGAAGTCCGGCGCCATGGTCGAGGACCTCTCCGGCGGCATGAAGCGACGGCTCACCATCGCGCGGTCGCTGATCAACCGGCCCGACGTGCTGCTGCTCGACGAGCCCACCACCGGCCTCGACCCGCAGGCGCGACACGTGGTGTGGGACCGGCTGTTCCGGCTCAAGCAGCAGGGGGTGACCCTGGTGCTCACCACCCACTACATGGATGAGGCCGAGCAGCTGTGCGACCGCCTGGTGGTGATGGACAAGGGCCTCATCGTCGCCGAGGGGTCCCCGCTGGAGCTGATCGGGGCCCACTCCACCCGCGAGGTGGCCGAGCTCCGGTTCGGGGTGGGGGAGCACGAGGCGCTCGCGGAGAAGGTGGCCGACCTCGGCGACCGGGTCGAGGTGCTGCCCGACCGGCTGCTCGTCTACAGCGACGACGGCGAGGAGGTCATCGCCCGGGTGCACGAGCGGGGCCTGCAGCCGGTCGCGGTGCTGGTGCGCCGGTCGACCCTGGAGGACGTCTTCCTGCGCCTCACCGGCCGGACGCTGGTCGACTGA
- a CDS encoding ATP-dependent helicase: MGKDEEVTDVLERFSEPTRTWFGAAFAEPTPAQTGAWEAIGAGRHALVVAPTGSGKTLSAFLWSLDRLMAEPPPEDRSKRCRVLYVSPLKALAVDVERNLRAPLTGIRHTADRLGAKVPEVTVGLRSGDTTAADRRRLSSTPPDILITTPESLFLMLTSQARESLRGVETVILDEVHAVAGSKRGAHLAVSLERLDALLEKPAQRIGLSATVRPLEEVARFLGGTAPVEIVAPPSEKRWDLEVVVPVEDMTAPDEYDEDSEDPQRSQSIWPHVEERVVDLIEQHRSTIVFANSRRLSERLTARLNEIATARAGAALPEPDASPAQLMAQSGSGGGAEVVIAKAHHGSVSKEQRAVIEDDLKRGRLPCVVATSSLELGIDMGAVDLVVQIESPPSVASALQRVGRAGHQVGEVSRGVLFPKHRGDLAQTAVAVQRMRSGDIESLRVPANPLDVLAQQVVATTALEAWTADDLFDLVRRSAPFTSLPRSAYDATLDLLSGRYPSDDFAELRPRIVWDRVTGVLTGRPGAQRLAVTSGGTIPDRGLFGVFLVGGEGPGRRVGELDEEMVYESRVGDIFALGATSWRIEDITHDRVLVTPAPGVPGRLPFWKGDALGRPAELGEAIGAFTRELAALPRDQATRRARDGGLDEWAAGNLVTYLHEQAEATNALPSDRTLVVERFRDELGDWRLVVHSPFGTPVHAPWALAINARLRERYGVDGQAVASDDGIVIRIPDSDAEPPAGDVIVFEAAEIEDLVTHEVGGSALFAARFRECAARALLLPRRDPGRRSPLWQQRQRSAALLEVAAQYPSFPIVLEAVRECLQDVYDLPSLVALMQRVERRELQVVDVSTPAPSPFARSLLFGYVAQFMYEGDSPIAERRAAALSLDQGLLAELLGRAELRELLDPEVLAETEAELQRLAADRRARDAEGVADLLRVLGPLSGAEVAQRCTDDGDPGAWLGSLADQRRAVLVRVAGEERWAQVEDVPRLRDGLGVPVPPGTPEAFTEPVEDPLGDLVSRYARTHGPFTTEQVAERFGLGAAVVRHTLQRLAAHGRVLDGEFRPAGSGTEWCDAEVLRRLRRRSLARLRKEVEPVEPAALARFLAAWQHVAPAGSAGKGLRGVDGVLAVVDQLAGCPVPASALEPLVLACRVRDYEPSYLDELTTSGEVVWAGHASLPGADGWVSLHLADSAPLTLPEPQPLELSELHEAVLQALAPGGAWFFRQLAAGVGAADDRALSAALWDLVWAGRISNDTLAPLRALTRSGTPSHRSRRPPPRVRMSSTTRGRMPARSGPPETAGRWAVLPDLDQDPTRRAHATAERLLDRHGVVIRGAAVSERVPGGFAAVYKVLSAFEESGRCRRGYFVDGLGAAQFGTAGAIDRLRTFSETGSRGRDDGEPTALALAATDPANPFGAALPWPENERSGHRPGRKAGALAVLVDGGLVLYVERGGRTLLTWSEDPDRLGPATAALAAAAHRGTLGRMTVEKADGAQLLGSGSTPLREALQAAGFVSTPKGLRLRTASGA; encoded by the coding sequence ATGGGTAAGGATGAGGAGGTGACCGACGTCCTCGAGCGCTTCAGCGAGCCCACCCGCACCTGGTTCGGCGCGGCGTTCGCCGAGCCGACCCCGGCGCAGACCGGGGCGTGGGAGGCGATCGGAGCCGGGCGCCACGCCCTGGTGGTGGCGCCGACGGGCTCGGGCAAGACGCTGTCGGCGTTCCTGTGGTCCCTGGACCGGCTGATGGCCGAACCGCCGCCGGAGGACCGCAGCAAGCGCTGTCGGGTGCTCTACGTCTCCCCGCTCAAGGCGCTGGCGGTGGACGTCGAGCGCAACCTGCGCGCGCCGCTGACCGGCATCCGGCACACCGCCGACCGGCTGGGCGCGAAGGTGCCCGAGGTGACCGTGGGCCTGCGCTCGGGCGACACCACCGCCGCGGACCGCCGCCGGCTCTCGAGCACGCCGCCCGACATCCTCATCACCACCCCGGAGTCGCTCTTCTTGATGCTGACCTCGCAGGCGCGGGAGTCCCTGCGTGGCGTGGAGACGGTGATCCTCGACGAGGTGCACGCGGTCGCGGGCAGCAAGCGCGGCGCCCACCTCGCGGTCTCCCTGGAGCGGCTCGACGCGCTCCTCGAGAAACCCGCGCAGCGCATCGGGCTGTCGGCGACGGTGCGCCCGCTGGAGGAGGTCGCCAGGTTCCTGGGCGGCACCGCTCCGGTCGAGATCGTCGCCCCGCCGTCGGAGAAGCGGTGGGACCTCGAGGTCGTCGTCCCGGTCGAGGACATGACCGCCCCCGACGAGTACGACGAGGACAGCGAGGACCCACAGCGCAGCCAGTCGATCTGGCCGCACGTCGAGGAGCGGGTCGTCGACCTGATCGAGCAGCACCGCTCCACGATCGTGTTCGCCAACTCCCGGCGCCTGTCCGAGCGGCTCACCGCACGCCTCAACGAGATCGCCACCGCCCGCGCCGGGGCGGCCCTGCCCGAGCCGGACGCCAGCCCGGCCCAGCTGATGGCGCAGTCCGGCTCCGGCGGTGGCGCCGAGGTCGTGATCGCCAAGGCCCACCACGGCTCGGTGTCGAAGGAGCAGCGCGCGGTCATCGAGGACGACCTCAAGCGCGGCCGGCTGCCGTGCGTGGTCGCGACCAGCAGCCTCGAGCTCGGCATCGACATGGGCGCGGTCGACCTGGTCGTCCAGATCGAGTCGCCGCCCAGCGTCGCGAGCGCCCTGCAGCGCGTCGGCCGCGCCGGTCACCAGGTCGGCGAGGTCTCCCGGGGCGTGCTGTTCCCCAAGCACCGCGGCGACCTCGCCCAGACCGCCGTGGCCGTGCAGCGGATGCGCTCGGGCGACATCGAGTCACTGCGCGTCCCGGCCAACCCGCTCGACGTGCTCGCCCAACAGGTGGTCGCGACCACGGCGCTGGAGGCCTGGACGGCCGACGACCTGTTCGACCTCGTGCGCCGCAGCGCGCCGTTCACCTCGCTGCCCCGGTCGGCCTACGACGCGACCCTCGACCTGCTCTCGGGCCGCTACCCCTCCGACGACTTCGCCGAGCTGCGGCCGCGCATCGTCTGGGACCGGGTCACCGGCGTGCTCACCGGGCGTCCGGGCGCCCAGCGGCTGGCCGTCACCAGTGGCGGCACGATCCCCGATCGCGGCCTCTTCGGGGTCTTCCTGGTCGGAGGGGAGGGCCCCGGCCGCCGGGTCGGCGAGCTCGACGAGGAGATGGTCTACGAGTCGCGGGTGGGCGACATCTTCGCGCTGGGTGCCACCAGCTGGCGGATCGAGGACATCACCCACGACCGGGTCCTCGTCACTCCCGCCCCGGGCGTCCCCGGTCGGCTGCCGTTCTGGAAGGGGGACGCGCTCGGCCGGCCGGCCGAGCTGGGCGAGGCGATCGGCGCCTTCACCCGGGAGCTCGCGGCGCTCCCCCGCGACCAGGCGACCCGCCGGGCGCGCGACGGCGGCCTGGACGAGTGGGCGGCCGGCAACCTGGTCACCTACCTGCACGAGCAGGCCGAGGCGACCAACGCGCTGCCCAGCGACCGCACCCTGGTGGTCGAGCGTTTCCGCGACGAGCTCGGCGACTGGCGACTGGTGGTGCACTCCCCCTTCGGCACGCCGGTGCACGCTCCCTGGGCACTCGCGATCAACGCCCGGCTGCGGGAGCGGTACGGCGTGGACGGCCAGGCGGTCGCCTCCGACGACGGGATCGTGATCCGCATCCCCGACAGCGACGCCGAGCCTCCGGCCGGCGACGTGATCGTCTTCGAGGCCGCCGAGATCGAGGACCTCGTCACCCACGAGGTCGGCGGCTCGGCGCTGTTCGCCGCCCGGTTCCGGGAGTGCGCGGCCCGGGCGCTGCTGCTCCCCCGCCGCGATCCGGGTCGCCGGTCCCCGCTGTGGCAGCAGCGGCAGCGCTCGGCGGCGCTGCTCGAGGTGGCCGCCCAGTACCCGTCCTTCCCGATCGTGCTCGAGGCCGTGCGCGAGTGCCTGCAGGACGTCTACGACCTGCCCTCGCTGGTCGCGCTCATGCAGCGGGTGGAGCGCCGCGAGCTGCAGGTGGTCGACGTCTCCACCCCGGCACCCTCGCCGTTCGCGCGCAGCCTGCTCTTCGGCTATGTCGCGCAGTTCATGTACGAGGGTGACTCCCCGATCGCCGAGCGCCGGGCCGCCGCGCTCTCGCTGGACCAGGGCCTGCTCGCCGAGCTGCTCGGCCGTGCCGAGCTGCGCGAGCTGCTGGATCCCGAGGTGCTCGCCGAGACCGAGGCCGAGCTCCAGCGGCTCGCCGCCGACCGCCGCGCCCGGGACGCCGAGGGCGTCGCCGACCTGCTGCGCGTGCTCGGCCCGCTCAGCGGGGCGGAGGTCGCGCAGCGCTGCACCGACGACGGCGATCCCGGGGCGTGGCTGGGGAGCCTGGCCGACCAGCGCCGGGCCGTCCTGGTGCGCGTCGCGGGCGAGGAGCGGTGGGCCCAGGTCGAGGACGTGCCGAGGCTGCGCGACGGCCTCGGGGTCCCGGTGCCGCCCGGCACCCCCGAGGCGTTCACCGAGCCGGTCGAGGACCCGCTGGGCGACCTGGTCTCGCGCTACGCCCGCACCCACGGCCCGTTCACCACCGAGCAGGTGGCCGAGCGCTTCGGCCTGGGGGCGGCGGTCGTCCGCCACACCCTCCAGCGGCTGGCCGCCCACGGACGGGTGCTCGACGGCGAGTTCCGGCCCGCCGGGTCGGGCACCGAGTGGTGCGACGCCGAGGTGCTGCGTCGGCTGCGCCGTCGTTCGCTCGCGCGGCTGCGCAAGGAGGTCGAGCCGGTGGAGCCGGCCGCGCTCGCCCGCTTCCTGGCGGCCTGGCAGCACGTGGCCCCGGCGGGCTCGGCCGGCAAGGGGCTGCGCGGCGTCGACGGGGTGCTGGCGGTCGTCGACCAGCTCGCGGGCTGCCCGGTGCCGGCCTCGGCGCTCGAGCCGCTGGTGCTCGCCTGCCGCGTGCGCGACTACGAGCCGTCCTACCTCGACGAGCTCACCACCTCCGGCGAGGTCGTCTGGGCCGGCCACGCCAGCCTTCCGGGCGCCGACGGCTGGGTGTCGCTGCACCTCGCCGACTCCGCGCCCCTGACCCTGCCCGAGCCCCAGCCGCTCGAGCTCTCCGAGCTGCACGAGGCGGTGCTGCAGGCGCTGGCGCCGGGCGGCGCGTGGTTCTTCCGCCAGCTCGCCGCCGGCGTCGGCGCCGCAGACGACCGTGCGCTGTCCGCAGCCCTGTGGGACCTGGTCTGGGCCGGACGGATCAGCAACGACACGCTCGCCCCGCTGCGCGCGCTGACCCGCAGCGGCACCCCCAGCCACCGCAGTCGCCGTCCACCCCCGCGGGTGCGGATGTCCTCCACGACCCGCGGCCGGATGCCCGCGCGCAGCGGGCCCCCCGAGACCGCCGGCCGCTGGGCGGTGCTGCCGGACCTCGACCAGGACCCCACCCGCCGGGCGCACGCCACCGCCGAGCGGCTCCTCGACCGGCACGGCGTCGTGATCCGCGGCGCCGCCGTGAGCGAGCGGGTGCCGGGCGGCTTCGCCGCGGTCTACAAGGTGCTGTCGGCCTTCGAGGAGTCCGGCCGCTGCCGCCGGGGCTACTTCGTCGACGGGCTCGGCGCCGCCCAGTTCGGCACGGCCGGCGCGATCGACCGGCTGCGCACGTTCTCCGAGACCGGCTCCCGCGGGCGCGACGACGGGGAGCCGACGGCCCTCGCCCTGGCCGCCACCGACCCCGCGAACCCGTTCGGCGCGGCGCTGCCCTGGCCCGAGAACGAGCGCAGCGGCCACCGTCCGGGCCGGAAGGCCGGAGCGCTGGCGGTGCTGGTGGACGGCGGCCTCGTGCTGTACGTCGAGCGTGGCGGGCGCACCCTGCTCACCTGGAGCGAGGACCCGGACCGGCTCGGGCCGGCAACCGCCGCGCTGGCCGCTGCCGCGCACCGCGGGACCCTGGGCCGGATGACGGTCGAGAAGGCGGACGGGGCGCAGCTGCTCGGCTCGGGCTCGACGCCGTTGCGCGAGGCGCTGCAGGCCGCCGGCTTCGTCTCGACCCCCAAGGGGCTGCGGCTGAGGACGGCGAGCGGTGCCTGA
- a CDS encoding Fpg/Nei family DNA glycosylase — translation MPEGDTVYRAARLLDRRLSGHVLLATDFRVPQLATIDLAGATVLETVSRGKHLLTRIDTAQKAWTLHTHLKMEGAWRVHAPGERWRRPAHQARVVLRTAGAEAVGFSLGVVELLPRAQEHEVVGHLGPDLLGPDWDEQEALRRLLEDPARPLNEVLLDQTRLAGIGNMYMAELCFTGGVHPRTPVGEVPDLRRLVLRAKQMLELNKQRAVQSTTGDLRDRERMWVYRRDKRPCRRCGTPVEVDMTGPEGRERATYWCPACQPTAG, via the coding sequence GTGCCTGAGGGCGACACCGTCTACCGGGCGGCCCGGCTGCTGGACAGGCGGCTGTCCGGTCACGTCCTGCTCGCCACCGACTTCCGGGTGCCGCAGCTCGCGACGATCGACCTCGCCGGCGCGACCGTGCTCGAGACCGTCTCCCGCGGCAAGCACCTGCTCACCCGCATCGACACCGCGCAGAAGGCGTGGACGCTGCACACCCACCTGAAGATGGAGGGCGCCTGGCGGGTCCATGCCCCCGGGGAGCGCTGGCGACGGCCGGCCCACCAGGCCCGGGTCGTCCTGCGCACCGCGGGCGCCGAGGCCGTGGGCTTCTCCCTCGGCGTGGTCGAGCTGCTGCCCCGGGCCCAGGAGCACGAGGTTGTCGGCCACCTCGGCCCCGATCTCCTCGGCCCGGACTGGGACGAGCAGGAAGCGCTGCGCCGGCTGCTCGAGGACCCGGCCCGGCCGCTGAACGAGGTGCTGCTCGACCAGACCCGGCTGGCCGGGATCGGCAACATGTACATGGCCGAGCTCTGCTTCACCGGCGGCGTGCACCCCCGCACCCCGGTCGGCGAGGTCCCCGACCTGCGCCGCCTCGTCCTGCGGGCCAAGCAGATGTTGGAGCTGAACAAGCAGCGCGCGGTGCAGTCGACCACCGGCGACCTGCGCGACCGCGAACGGATGTGGGTCTACCGCCGCGACAAGCGCCCCTGCCGGCGGTGCGGCACCCCCGTCGAGGTGGACATGACCGGACCGGAGGGCCGGGAGCGCGCGACGTACTGGTGCCCGGCCTGCCAGCCCACGGCCGGCTGA
- a CDS encoding helix-turn-helix domain-containing protein, protein MVLFRRLLGDVLRGRRMQRGMTLREVSAEARVSLGYISEIERGQKEASSELLASLCLALDAPLSDVLREVSDAVAMEESMLAATPLTVAPQVRGDEVVASAA, encoded by the coding sequence ATGGTGCTGTTCCGTCGACTGCTCGGCGACGTCCTCCGCGGCCGCCGGATGCAGCGCGGGATGACCCTGCGCGAGGTCTCGGCCGAGGCGCGGGTCAGCCTGGGCTACATCTCGGAGATCGAGCGGGGCCAGAAGGAGGCGTCCTCCGAGCTGCTCGCGTCGCTGTGCCTAGCGCTGGACGCCCCGCTCTCCGACGTGCTCCGCGAGGTCTCCGACGCCGTGGCGATGGAGGAGTCGATGCTGGCGGCCACCCCGCTCACGGTGGCGCCGCAGGTGCGCGGCGACGAGGTCGTCGCCTCAGCCGCCTGA
- a CDS encoding CinA family protein, whose translation MTDLDTRVHLLLRAAAHTVATAESLTGGRLAVHFTTVPGSSETYLGGVVTYATEVKAAMLDVPGELIEEHGVVSAECAKAMATGVRVLTGASFGVSTTGVAGPTEQEGKEPGTVFVGISGPGILEAVDLHLEGGREEIQDQTCDRALEALAAILAAEETPLG comes from the coding sequence ATGACCGATCTCGACACCCGGGTGCACCTCCTGCTGCGCGCGGCGGCCCACACGGTGGCGACCGCGGAGTCGTTGACCGGTGGGCGGTTGGCGGTGCACTTCACGACCGTCCCGGGGTCGTCGGAGACCTATCTCGGCGGGGTCGTGACCTACGCCACCGAGGTGAAGGCCGCCATGCTCGACGTCCCCGGCGAGCTGATCGAGGAGCACGGCGTGGTCTCGGCCGAGTGCGCCAAGGCGATGGCCACCGGAGTCCGGGTGCTGACCGGCGCGTCGTTCGGCGTGAGCACCACCGGGGTGGCCGGACCGACCGAGCAGGAGGGCAAGGAGCCGGGGACGGTGTTCGTCGGCATCTCCGGCCCGGGCATCCTGGAGGCGGTCGACCTCCACCTGGAGGGCGGCCGGGAGGAGATCCAGGACCAGACCTGCGACCGGGCCCTGGAGGCTCTCGCCGCGATCCTCGCGGCGGAAGAAACCCCGCTCGGGTAG
- a CDS encoding glycoside hydrolase family 15 protein: MALPIEDYALIGDLRTAALVGRNGSIDWLCLPRFDSPACLAGLVGSDENGHWQLHPEGDYETSRRYLGGSAVLETTFTTATGVVTLTDLMPRGDQRADVVRSVTGVRGTVRMHHRWVIRFDYGKVRPWVRRQTIGGEQVISAIAGPDQLLLRGPRLPRATDHRHEDTFDVTEGEELVFSTTWLPSHVEPHDLGDLRDRIRATVEADEAWAGRCPDDLPHADVVLRSLLTLRLLTHEVTGGIVAAPTTSLPEDFGGERNWDYRFCWLRDAALTLTSLVRAGYVDEATLWRSWLLRSVAGDPEDLQIMYAVDGARRLPERTLDHLTGYEQSRPVRIGNAAVDQHQSDVLGEVMVALEHARDAGADSDSNAWALQVALVENLAEKWQEPDNGLWEIRGKPQHFTHSRAMVWAAFDRAVRAVEKSGLEGPVERWRQIRDAVHEEILAHGFDHERGTFTQHYDTTEVDASLLVLPQIGFLPGDDPRILGTIKAIEEDLIRDGLVLRYRTQSGVDGLSGDEHPFLACSFWLVSAYALAGRRDQAHALFDRLVGLVNDVGLLSEEYDAANGRMVGNFPQAFSHLALVQAAFDLAGR, encoded by the coding sequence ATGGCACTGCCTATCGAGGACTACGCACTCATCGGCGACCTGCGCACCGCGGCGCTGGTCGGCCGCAACGGATCGATCGACTGGCTCTGTCTGCCGCGGTTCGACTCCCCCGCCTGTCTGGCGGGTCTCGTCGGCTCCGACGAGAACGGTCACTGGCAGCTGCACCCGGAGGGGGACTACGAGACCAGCCGCCGCTACCTGGGCGGCTCGGCGGTGCTCGAGACGACCTTCACGACCGCCACCGGCGTGGTGACGCTGACCGACCTGATGCCGCGAGGCGACCAGCGCGCCGACGTCGTGCGAAGCGTGACCGGCGTGCGCGGGACCGTCCGGATGCACCACCGCTGGGTGATCCGGTTCGACTACGGCAAGGTCCGCCCCTGGGTCCGCCGCCAGACCATCGGGGGCGAGCAGGTGATCAGCGCGATCGCCGGGCCCGACCAGCTGCTGCTGCGGGGTCCGCGGCTGCCCCGGGCCACCGACCACCGTCACGAGGACACCTTCGACGTCACCGAGGGCGAGGAGCTGGTCTTCTCCACCACCTGGCTCCCCTCCCACGTCGAGCCGCACGACCTCGGCGACCTGCGCGACCGGATCCGCGCGACCGTCGAGGCCGACGAGGCCTGGGCCGGCCGCTGTCCCGACGACCTGCCGCACGCCGACGTGGTGCTGCGCTCCCTGCTCACGCTGCGCCTGCTCACCCACGAGGTGACCGGCGGCATCGTCGCCGCGCCGACCACCTCACTGCCCGAGGACTTCGGCGGCGAGCGCAACTGGGACTACCGCTTCTGCTGGCTGCGCGACGCCGCGCTGACCCTGACCTCGCTGGTCCGTGCGGGCTACGTCGACGAGGCGACGCTGTGGCGGAGCTGGCTGCTGCGCAGCGTTGCGGGCGACCCCGAGGACCTGCAGATCATGTACGCCGTCGACGGAGCCCGTCGGCTCCCGGAGCGCACCCTGGACCACCTGACCGGCTACGAGCAGTCCCGGCCGGTGCGGATCGGCAACGCCGCGGTCGACCAGCACCAGTCCGACGTCCTGGGCGAGGTGATGGTCGCCCTGGAGCACGCCCGCGATGCCGGCGCGGACTCCGACAGCAACGCCTGGGCCCTCCAGGTGGCGCTGGTGGAGAACCTCGCCGAGAAGTGGCAGGAGCCCGACAACGGGCTCTGGGAGATCCGCGGCAAGCCGCAGCACTTCACGCACTCCCGGGCGATGGTCTGGGCCGCGTTCGACCGGGCCGTGCGAGCGGTGGAGAAGTCCGGCCTGGAGGGCCCCGTGGAGCGGTGGCGGCAGATCCGCGACGCCGTGCACGAGGAGATCCTGGCGCACGGCTTCGACCACGAGCGCGGCACCTTCACCCAGCACTACGACACCACCGAGGTCGACGCCTCGCTGCTCGTGCTGCCCCAGATCGGGTTCCTGCCCGGTGACGACCCGCGGATCCTCGGCACGATCAAGGCGATCGAGGAGGACCTGATCCGTGACGGGCTGGTGCTGCGCTACCGCACCCAGTCCGGCGTCGACGGCCTGTCCGGTGACGAGCACCCGTTCCTCGCCTGCTCGTTCTGGCTGGTGTCCGCCTACGCGCTGGCGGGTCGCCGCGACCAGGCGCACGCCCTCTTCGACCGGCTGGTGGGCCTGGTCAACGACGTGGGCCTGCTCTCCGAGGAGTACGACGCCGCGAACGGACGGATGGTCGGCAACTTCCCCCAGGCGTTCAGCCACCTGGCGCTGGTGCAGGCCGCCTTCGACCTGGCCGGGCGCTGA